The Candidatus Tumulicola sp. genomic sequence GCGCACATTGGCCGCGCTCGAAGAAGTCGGCATGGCGGATCGCGCGGATTCGCAGATCGGCCAACTGTCGGGCGGTCAGCAGCAGAGGGTGTTCGTGGCGCGCGCGCTCGTGCAGGACCCGGACTTGATGCTGCTGGACGAGCCGATCGCGGGCGTGGACGCGACCAGCCAGCACGCGATCTTCACACTGCTCGAGGAGCGTCAACGCCGCGGCATGACGATCATCGCCACCACGCACGATCTTTCGTGCGTGACCACATGGTTCGACAAAGTGCTGTGCTTGAACCACCACATCATCGCCTTCGGTCCGCCCGCCGAGGTGCTCAACGACGCCACGCTTTCCGCGACGTTCGGCAGCCACGTGCTCCTGATCCCCGAAGCCGGCGCGATCACCGGCCGCAGAGACTAAATGGATTGGCTGCTCGCGCCGCTGCAGCAGGACTTCATGGTGCGGGCGCTCATCGCGTCCACGCTTATCGGTCTGACCTGTTCGGTGGTCGGGGTCTACGTCGTGCTGCGCAACCTTTCGTTCATCGGTGACGGCCTCGCTCACGCATCGTTCGCGGGGATCGTCATCGCGTATCTGCTCAAGATCAACCTCTATCTGGGCGGCTTGGTGTTCGCCGTGCTGACCGCGCTCGGCATCGGCGTCGTCAGCCGGCGCGCAGGCGTGTCGGTCGACACGGCCATCGGCGTGCTCTTCACCGCCGCCTTTGCGCTGGGCGTGCTGCTCATGTCGCGCGTGCGCAACTACGTGGTCGATCTGCAGGATTTTCTATTCGGGAACGTGTTGGGAGTCGATCGTCTCGACATCATCTTGGTGGCGACGCTGACTGGCGCCGTGCTGCTGATCGTGGCGCTGCTGTACAAGGAGCTGCTGTTCGCGTCCTTCGATCCGGCCATGGCGCGCGCGAGCGGTCTGCCGACGGGATTTCTTTACTACCTGCTGCTCGGGATGCTCGCCGTGACCATCATCGTATCGCTGCAGGCAGCGGGCATCGTGCTCGTCGCGGCGCTGCTCGTCACGCCTGCCGCGACCGCCTACCAGCTGACCGACCGCTTCGGCCCGATGATGGCGGCTTCCGCAATCGTCGGCGTGGTGTCCGCGGTCGTCGGTCTGTACGCATCGTACTACCTCAACGCGGCGTCCGGCTCTACCATCGTGCTCACCGCGACCGCCTGCTTTTTCCTCGCGCTCGTCTTCTCGCCCAAGCGGCGCTCGCTGTTGACCGCGGTGCTCGAAGCGCGACGCACGTCGCAAAGGAATCGCTCGTGACCCTCCGAGCGCGCGGCAGACCTGAGTTCGACGACGTCTACCGCGAACTGACGCGCGCCTCGTGCCGCGTCACCGGGCCGCGCAAGGCCATCGTCACCGCCTTCGCGCATTTGCGGCGCTACGTCACACCCAAAGAACTGCACGACCATCTGCGATCTGCAAAGGTGCGCATCGGGCTCGCCACGGTGTACCGGACGCTTGAGGTCCTGCGGCGGATCGGGGCCGCCAGCGCCGCGCCGCAAGCGCACGGCGAGACCGCATACCTCTTCTGCGCGATCTCACATCACCATCACGCGGTCTGCGTCCGCTGCGGACGGGTCGACGACGTTCCCTGCCGCTCGGTGGCGGGCTTCGCGCGCTCGCTGGCCGGCAATCTGCGCTTTCGTCTCACGCAGCACAAGCTGGAATTTTTCGGCCTGTGCGCGCGCTGTTCTTAAGCTTCACTTCGGGCCCTCGATGTCGGCCCGCGTTTGCGCGGCGATAGGCACGGTGCAGTCACTGGTATCCTGCTGCTGCGGGTGTTCGTTGCACCATTTGAGCCGCTCGGCGCGCTCGGCCGGATGACCGTACCACCAATCGACGTCGTGGGAATCGCTGGTGCCGAGATGCGCGAATGTCCACACCGCCCAAATCGAGATGATTAACAGCGTGAGAAGAATGCCGGCATAACGCATGCCACCGCTACCTCCAATACGTTAACAGTAT encodes the following:
- a CDS encoding metal ABC transporter permease; amino-acid sequence: MDWLLAPLQQDFMVRALIASTLIGLTCSVVGVYVVLRNLSFIGDGLAHASFAGIVIAYLLKINLYLGGLVFAVLTALGIGVVSRRAGVSVDTAIGVLFTAAFALGVLLMSRVRNYVVDLQDFLFGNVLGVDRLDIILVATLTGAVLLIVALLYKELLFASFDPAMARASGLPTGFLYYLLLGMLAVTIIVSLQAAGIVLVAALLVTPAATAYQLTDRFGPMMAASAIVGVVSAVVGLYASYYLNAASGSTIVLTATACFFLALVFSPKRRSLLTAVLEARRTSQRNRS
- a CDS encoding transcriptional repressor; protein product: MTLRARGRPEFDDVYRELTRASCRVTGPRKAIVTAFAHLRRYVTPKELHDHLRSAKVRIGLATVYRTLEVLRRIGAASAAPQAHGETAYLFCAISHHHHAVCVRCGRVDDVPCRSVAGFARSLAGNLRFRLTQHKLEFFGLCARCS